In Paractinoplanes brasiliensis, the following proteins share a genomic window:
- a CDS encoding ABC transporter ATP-binding protein translates to MSALLRAEGLHKAYGPTTALAGADLRVHAGEIVSVMGPSGSGKSTLLHCAAGLTRPDAGHVGYDGQELSALDDVRRSALRRREFGFVFQFGQLVPELTALQNVALPLRLDGVSRRTAERRATGLMDRLGLADKARSRPGELSGGQQQRVAVARALVAGPRVIFADEPTGALDSVAGEHVMEMLTGAARAAGAAVVLVTHDARVAAYADRGIVVRDGRSTERMAAR, encoded by the coding sequence GTGAGCGCGCTGCTGCGGGCCGAGGGACTGCACAAGGCGTACGGGCCCACGACCGCCCTGGCCGGGGCCGACCTGCGGGTGCACGCGGGCGAGATCGTGTCGGTGATGGGCCCGTCCGGCTCGGGCAAGTCGACGCTGCTGCACTGTGCGGCCGGGCTGACCAGGCCGGACGCCGGGCACGTGGGTTACGACGGCCAGGAGTTGTCGGCGCTCGACGACGTCCGGCGCAGTGCCCTGCGCCGCCGCGAGTTCGGGTTCGTGTTCCAGTTCGGCCAGCTGGTGCCCGAGCTGACCGCGCTGCAGAACGTCGCGCTGCCGTTGCGCCTCGACGGGGTCTCCCGCCGTACGGCCGAGCGCCGCGCCACCGGCCTGATGGATCGGCTCGGCCTGGCCGACAAGGCCCGTTCCCGGCCGGGTGAGCTTTCCGGCGGTCAGCAGCAGCGGGTGGCCGTGGCGCGGGCCCTGGTCGCCGGCCCGCGGGTGATCTTCGCGGACGAGCCGACGGGCGCGCTCGACTCGGTCGCCGGCGAGCACGTGATGGAGATGCTGACCGGCGCGGCCCGTGCGGCCGGCGCGGCGGTTGTCCTGGTCACGCACGACGCGCGGGTGGCCGCGTACGCGGACCGCGGGATCGTCGTGCGGGACGGCCGCAGCACCGAACGGATGGCAGCGCGATGA
- a CDS encoding PadR family transcriptional regulator — protein MTIATAFLALLEGRPQHGYDLKRAYDEHFGGDRPLHYGQVYTTLAKLLRNGLVSVDGVDGEGGPDRKRYTITEAGVTDVRRWLDEPEKPDQYLQSALYAKVIGALLTGRSAAAVLDVQRDEHLVAMRELTRRKQNGDLADRIICDHALFHLDADLRWLEHTATLLDELAERIRR, from the coding sequence ATGACGATCGCCACGGCGTTCCTGGCATTGCTCGAGGGGCGGCCACAGCACGGCTACGACCTGAAACGCGCCTACGACGAGCACTTCGGCGGCGACCGCCCGCTGCACTACGGGCAGGTCTACACGACCCTGGCCAAGCTGCTGCGCAACGGCCTGGTCAGCGTCGACGGGGTCGACGGCGAGGGCGGCCCCGACCGCAAGCGCTACACGATCACGGAGGCCGGGGTCACCGACGTCCGGCGCTGGCTCGACGAGCCCGAGAAACCGGATCAATACCTGCAGAGCGCCCTGTACGCCAAGGTGATCGGCGCCCTGCTCACCGGGCGGTCGGCCGCCGCGGTGCTCGACGTGCAGCGCGACGAGCACCTGGTGGCCATGCGCGAGCTGACCCGCCGCAAACAGAACGGCGACCTGGCCGACCGGATCATCTGCGACCACGCGCTCTTCCACCTCGACGCCGACCTGCGCTGGCTCGAGCACACCGCCACGCTGCTCGACGAGCTGGCCGAGCGGATCCGCCGGTGA
- a CDS encoding coiled-coil domain-containing protein gives MSDSVLTSSFCTNWGAFNTPRLWSMVMNEEDGLAREQVHGWRRLAGSIRGQHQALAAAKADLIAAWPPEENASAEAFLNELDRLMARLEVASADADTTANGLDKILNALDTAKKSIEPLWEKYKDKSDDLVPRWFDSAEDEIDEQARAAMIKMEGAVADAVAELRVPDPYNFTVGEGPQEWPPGSGSGPGSGSGSGSGRLGSGGVSPSVPHEPPPPLPGQNPVVPDGPSGPGVGAVVRPGGPDLAGVINPPSTLPAPVGGPLGPAPVGTPPPVGGVPPLLPGVLPGGGGAGPGVLPGGRGPVPGAGSGRPPVSGAGRGPGVGRTLPSGAVIGGPGTGAIGGPGATSGRGVAGPGATGGRGTAGPGATGGRGVGSRPGQGGVQGETGRAGGVGRGAGGPQLGGVGGAGGAAGRGLGGVRGPGSRRGRSAGRDGDEAGGIRPGAGDVEAFGTAPAGTAGPIGGPLGVGGSRAGMGGIGGPSGSGGGRSGIGVGGSASGRFGGVGRGAATPAPRPAWLPDDPVGPDRHNFASGARPGSGGRSRYGDEPTGFDPDNLWQVAEGVSPVIGPGPDDARHDPGPGVIGRRG, from the coding sequence ATGAGCGACTCCGTGCTGACCAGCAGCTTCTGCACGAACTGGGGCGCCTTCAACACGCCCCGGCTGTGGTCGATGGTGATGAACGAGGAGGACGGGCTCGCCCGCGAACAGGTGCACGGCTGGCGCCGGCTGGCCGGGTCGATCCGCGGCCAGCACCAGGCCCTCGCCGCCGCCAAGGCCGACCTGATCGCCGCGTGGCCGCCCGAGGAGAACGCGTCGGCCGAGGCGTTCCTCAACGAGCTCGACCGGCTGATGGCCCGGCTCGAGGTGGCGTCGGCCGATGCCGACACGACGGCCAACGGGCTCGACAAGATCCTGAACGCGCTCGACACGGCCAAGAAGTCGATCGAGCCGCTGTGGGAGAAGTACAAGGACAAGAGCGACGACCTGGTGCCGCGCTGGTTCGACAGCGCCGAGGACGAGATCGACGAGCAGGCCCGCGCCGCCATGATCAAAATGGAGGGCGCGGTCGCGGACGCGGTGGCCGAGCTGCGGGTGCCGGATCCCTACAACTTCACCGTCGGTGAGGGCCCGCAGGAGTGGCCGCCGGGGTCGGGGAGCGGGCCGGGCAGCGGTTCGGGTTCGGGTTCGGGGCGTCTGGGCTCGGGCGGAGTCAGCCCGAGCGTGCCGCACGAACCGCCGCCGCCGTTGCCGGGCCAGAACCCGGTCGTGCCCGACGGCCCCTCCGGCCCGGGAGTGGGCGCCGTGGTTCGTCCGGGTGGGCCCGACCTGGCCGGTGTGATCAATCCGCCGTCCACGCTGCCGGCGCCGGTGGGCGGGCCGCTGGGGCCTGCGCCGGTCGGGACCCCTCCTCCGGTTGGTGGCGTTCCTCCCCTGCTGCCGGGCGTGCTGCCGGGTGGCGGCGGGGCCGGGCCGGGCGTGTTGCCGGGTGGGCGCGGTCCGGTGCCGGGCGCCGGGAGCGGGCGACCTCCGGTGAGCGGTGCCGGTCGTGGCCCTGGGGTGGGCCGGACACTGCCCTCCGGCGCGGTCATCGGTGGTCCCGGCACCGGAGCGATCGGTGGTCCGGGCGCGACGAGCGGGCGTGGAGTCGCCGGTCCGGGCGCTACCGGTGGTCGCGGCACAGCCGGTCCGGGCGCGACGGGTGGCCGCGGTGTCGGTTCTCGGCCCGGCCAAGGCGGCGTGCAGGGCGAGACCGGCCGGGCCGGTGGCGTGGGCCGTGGCGCCGGAGGGCCGCAGCTCGGCGGGGTCGGTGGAGCGGGTGGCGCGGCCGGCCGTGGGCTCGGCGGTGTGCGCGGCCCCGGCTCTCGGCGGGGCCGGTCCGCAGGACGCGACGGTGACGAGGCCGGTGGCATTCGCCCCGGTGCCGGTGACGTCGAGGCTTTCGGCACGGCTCCGGCAGGGACAGCGGGCCCGATCGGCGGCCCGCTGGGCGTTGGCGGCAGCCGTGCAGGCATGGGCGGTATCGGCGGCCCGTCCGGTTCGGGCGGTGGCCGTTCGGGGATCGGTGTGGGCGGTTCAGCGTCCGGCCGCTTCGGTGGAGTCGGCCGTGGTGCTGCCACGCCTGCGCCACGACCGGCCTGGCTGCCCGATGACCCGGTCGGTCCCGATCGGCACAACTTCGCGAGCGGCGCTCGGCCGGGGAGCGGCGGACGGTCCCGTTACGGCGACGAGCCGACAGGCTTCGACCCCGACAACCTCTGGCAGGTCGCCGAGGGCGTCAGTCCGGTGATCGGTCCCGGCCCCGACGACGCCCGGCACGACCCCGGCCCCGGCGTGATCGGCCGTCGCGGGTGA
- a CDS encoding FtsX-like permease family protein has product MRRVVAELALGIRLAFPSGRRGWLRTAMASAGVAIGAAALLLGASVPVMLDAREARIQARADSVGATEVPAGRTLIVAAVDAQWGANAVRGRLIWPDSPEAPLPPGVPAFPADRQMYASPALQAALAGPDGDTLRRQMPYEVIGTIGPNGLSGPHEFAYYAGYERAKTLVGTGSWRVDRFGYRIEDEPGAGTYVVVAAMLATLLLPVAIFIGAALRFGAETRDRRLAAIRLVGADSRAVLRIGLGESLVPAVLGLAAGTVLYLMVRGRAADLRLFDVSVFPADIRPVPVLALLVVAVVLALSAGLTLLGFRGVAVEPLGVFRRSATWNGRLWWRLLPPAAGLFLLWPVLTGAPQPDEDRAGLGVVLTVIALIPLVPYVVPLAARVLPGGSASWQLASQQLRQNPAASTRAVTGIVVAVTGAIALHSFFGAAGVRRATPDNPADPAYVLQAPGRVSPAAMRERTASFEQVEGVRAGTVAKYSLYLGREAAGSGYAVVGDCAALRQIAALDRCADGDTFVVGDVGRSFTLDAGRLDPSPGATLPVPPGARPARLVGTDAQVVSTSLLLTPGVVPPQLARAVPWFVETRMFAGDDAPATVAGQLRGLAAEIDPLAQFTAMAPEYDKYASLRVALNLGSAVILLMMGVGLLLDVASRLHDRRRLLGVLAAVGARRSTVIWSVLLQALVPLLAGIALAIGAGAGLGAVLMRTAAVPVLFDTSAVLGPVAVGSVLVVATTVGVLLPAAGRVTSTEQLRYE; this is encoded by the coding sequence ATGAGACGGGTAGTGGCCGAGCTCGCCCTCGGGATCCGGCTGGCCTTCCCGAGCGGCCGTCGTGGCTGGCTGCGCACGGCGATGGCCTCGGCCGGGGTCGCCATCGGGGCGGCTGCCCTGCTGCTGGGCGCCTCGGTGCCGGTCATGCTGGACGCGCGGGAGGCCCGCATCCAGGCGCGCGCCGACAGTGTGGGCGCGACCGAGGTGCCGGCGGGCCGCACGCTGATCGTCGCGGCCGTGGACGCGCAGTGGGGTGCCAACGCCGTACGGGGAAGGTTGATCTGGCCGGACTCGCCCGAGGCGCCGTTGCCGCCCGGGGTGCCCGCTTTCCCCGCCGACCGGCAGATGTACGCCTCACCCGCCCTGCAAGCGGCGCTGGCCGGGCCGGACGGCGACACGTTGCGCCGCCAGATGCCGTACGAGGTGATCGGCACGATCGGCCCGAACGGGTTGTCGGGGCCGCACGAGTTCGCCTACTACGCCGGCTACGAGCGGGCCAAAACCCTGGTCGGCACGGGTTCCTGGCGGGTCGACCGGTTCGGCTACCGGATCGAGGACGAGCCCGGCGCCGGCACGTACGTCGTGGTCGCCGCGATGCTGGCGACCCTGCTGCTGCCCGTGGCCATCTTCATCGGGGCCGCGCTGCGGTTCGGGGCCGAGACCCGCGACCGCCGCCTGGCCGCGATCCGGCTGGTCGGCGCGGACAGCCGGGCCGTGCTGCGCATCGGGCTCGGCGAAAGCCTGGTGCCGGCCGTACTCGGGCTGGCCGCGGGCACAGTTCTCTACCTGATGGTTCGCGGGCGGGCGGCCGACCTGCGGCTCTTCGACGTCAGCGTCTTCCCGGCCGACATCCGTCCCGTACCGGTCCTGGCCCTGCTCGTCGTGGCGGTGGTGCTCGCCTTGTCGGCCGGCCTGACACTGCTCGGCTTCCGCGGTGTCGCGGTCGAGCCGCTGGGCGTGTTCCGCCGCTCGGCCACCTGGAACGGCCGGCTGTGGTGGCGACTCCTGCCGCCGGCCGCCGGCTTGTTCCTGCTGTGGCCCGTGCTGACGGGGGCGCCGCAACCCGACGAGGACAGGGCCGGTCTCGGCGTGGTGCTGACAGTGATCGCGCTGATCCCGCTCGTGCCGTACGTCGTGCCGCTGGCCGCCCGTGTGCTGCCCGGCGGCTCGGCCTCCTGGCAGCTCGCCTCGCAGCAGCTGCGCCAGAACCCGGCAGCGTCGACCCGCGCCGTCACCGGCATCGTCGTCGCGGTGACCGGCGCGATCGCCCTGCACTCGTTCTTCGGCGCGGCCGGCGTGCGTCGAGCGACCCCGGACAACCCGGCCGACCCCGCGTACGTGCTGCAGGCCCCCGGGCGGGTGTCGCCGGCAGCCATGCGTGAGCGCACCGCCTCGTTCGAGCAGGTCGAGGGCGTACGGGCGGGCACGGTGGCCAAATACAGCCTGTACCTGGGCCGGGAGGCCGCGGGCAGCGGCTATGCGGTGGTCGGCGACTGCGCGGCCCTGCGGCAGATCGCGGCCCTCGACCGCTGCGCCGACGGTGACACGTTCGTCGTCGGGGACGTGGGCCGGTCCTTCACCCTGGACGCCGGTCGGCTCGACCCTTCGCCGGGGGCGACGTTGCCGGTTCCGCCCGGGGCGCGCCCGGCCCGGCTGGTCGGCACCGACGCGCAGGTGGTCAGCACGAGCCTGCTGTTGACTCCGGGCGTTGTTCCGCCGCAACTGGCGCGGGCCGTCCCCTGGTTCGTCGAGACCCGGATGTTCGCCGGTGACGATGCCCCGGCGACGGTGGCCGGTCAGTTGCGCGGGCTCGCGGCCGAGATCGACCCGCTCGCGCAGTTCACGGCGATGGCTCCGGAATACGACAAGTACGCGTCCCTGCGCGTCGCGCTCAACCTCGGGTCGGCCGTGATCCTGCTGATGATGGGCGTCGGACTGCTGCTCGACGTGGCGTCCCGCCTGCACGACCGGCGCCGGCTGCTCGGCGTGCTGGCAGCGGTCGGCGCCCGCAGGTCCACAGTGATCTGGTCGGTGCTGTTGCAGGCCCTGGTCCCGCTGCTGGCCGGGATCGCCCTCGCGATCGGCGCCGGCGCGGGGCTGGGAGCGGTGCTCATGCGTACGGCGGCGGTGCCGGTCCTCTTCGACACGTCGGCCGTGCTCGGGCCCGTGGCCGTCGGCTCCGTGCTCGTCGTGGCGACCACGGTCGGCGTGCTCCTGCCCGCGGCGGGTCGCGTCACCAGCACCGAGCAGCTCAGATACGAGTGA
- a CDS encoding carbon-nitrogen hydrolase family protein, protein MRSLILAVAQPPVHPLDVTANVTRHAAAVRAAHARVVVFPELSLTGYDVDAPLIAPDDPRLRPLIDACAAIDSIALVGAPIAGPHIATLLVDGEGARIVYRKAHPHGASEARFHAGPGPEVIEVDGWRLGLAICRDTGIEEHSAATAALGIDAYVAGVVDNPDDETVIAERARKISTTYGVWTAVASCAGATGPDYPDTAGRSGIWAPDGLLAARAGRAVGEIARATLYAEELARL, encoded by the coding sequence ATGCGCTCGTTGATCCTTGCCGTCGCCCAGCCGCCCGTTCACCCCCTCGACGTGACCGCCAACGTCACCCGGCACGCCGCCGCCGTGCGGGCCGCCCACGCCCGGGTGGTCGTCTTTCCCGAGCTTTCCCTGACGGGGTACGACGTCGACGCGCCCCTGATCGCGCCGGACGACCCGCGGTTGCGCCCACTGATCGACGCCTGCGCCGCCATCGATTCGATCGCGCTGGTGGGCGCCCCGATCGCGGGTCCGCACATCGCGACGCTGCTGGTCGACGGGGAAGGCGCCCGGATCGTCTACCGCAAGGCCCACCCGCACGGCGCTTCCGAGGCCCGGTTCCACGCCGGGCCGGGTCCCGAGGTGATCGAGGTCGACGGGTGGCGCCTGGGCCTGGCGATCTGCCGTGACACCGGGATCGAGGAGCACTCGGCCGCCACGGCGGCGCTGGGCATCGACGCGTACGTGGCCGGCGTCGTCGACAACCCGGACGACGAAACCGTGATCGCCGAGCGAGCCCGCAAGATCAGCACTACGTACGGGGTGTGGACCGCTGTCGCCTCGTGCGCCGGCGCGACCGGTCCCGACTATCCGGACACCGCGGGCCGCTCCGGCATCTGGGCCCCCGACGGTCTGCTCGCCGCCCGGGCCGGCCGCGCCGTCGGCGAGATCGCGCGGGCCACCCTCTACGCCGAGGAACTCGCCCGCCTCTGA
- a CDS encoding DUF4407 domain-containing protein, translating to MPKGRRDVLLRVANVNPASVTTHTDRVLYSAIGVFILLYFVYATVGGAAFIDASSNYQHPWYRWLVGPMVAAGVVAYDRAVVGRVAISYENLESTDPRHFLKKPTIGLYAGRLGLALLFAVLITEPLMLSRYQGEIDARLNEVHNQQLSRIDRTGVVGTYAARIEALKRETAADDAVVSGLTDRAAQKRQDARRLYQQAVADSAGDGVTRAAGCPRGGSCDQLVKRSRSLDDEATALDVQAGRLLDTQRTARQARSEEQVELTRRIAEQREANEVAVKADAGFGARTAAMWHLMTSDFWGVGVFYLGITLLLVALDCAAVGLKFASRGNGYERNEARAARRREHEATLIHEREIQDARTYGEAMARVVADGIEAATHDADVMRDSAERASAVLRTSVVVPPEIRELTAHDGRHHRPVHTEFRNGAEEAGRHRRPLRALPSEPE from the coding sequence ATGCCGAAGGGCCGCAGAGACGTGCTGCTGCGGGTGGCGAACGTCAACCCGGCCAGCGTGACCACACACACCGACCGGGTGCTCTACTCGGCGATCGGCGTCTTCATCCTGCTCTACTTCGTGTACGCCACGGTCGGTGGCGCCGCGTTCATCGACGCGAGCTCGAACTATCAGCACCCGTGGTACCGCTGGCTGGTCGGCCCGATGGTGGCGGCGGGCGTGGTCGCGTACGACCGGGCGGTGGTCGGCCGGGTGGCGATCAGCTACGAGAACCTCGAGTCGACCGACCCCCGGCACTTCCTGAAGAAGCCCACCATCGGCCTGTACGCCGGGCGCCTCGGACTGGCCCTGCTGTTCGCCGTGCTGATCACCGAGCCGCTCATGCTCTCGCGCTACCAGGGCGAGATCGACGCGCGCCTCAACGAGGTGCACAACCAGCAGCTGAGCCGGATCGACCGTACGGGGGTGGTCGGAACCTATGCGGCCCGGATCGAGGCGCTCAAACGGGAGACCGCGGCTGACGACGCCGTCGTGAGTGGCCTGACCGACCGTGCCGCCCAGAAACGTCAGGACGCCCGCCGGCTCTATCAGCAGGCGGTCGCCGACTCGGCCGGGGACGGCGTGACCCGCGCGGCCGGTTGCCCCCGCGGTGGCTCGTGCGATCAGCTGGTCAAGCGGTCGCGGTCGCTCGACGACGAGGCCACCGCGCTCGACGTGCAGGCCGGGCGGCTGCTCGACACGCAGCGTACGGCCCGGCAGGCCCGCTCCGAGGAGCAGGTCGAGTTGACCCGCCGGATCGCCGAGCAGCGGGAGGCCAACGAGGTCGCGGTCAAGGCGGACGCGGGCTTCGGCGCCCGTACGGCGGCCATGTGGCACCTGATGACCAGCGACTTCTGGGGTGTCGGCGTCTTCTACCTCGGGATCACGCTGCTGCTGGTCGCGCTGGACTGCGCCGCCGTCGGGCTCAAGTTCGCCTCCCGCGGCAACGGCTACGAGCGGAACGAGGCCCGGGCCGCCCGCCGCCGTGAGCACGAGGCCACGCTGATCCACGAACGGGAGATCCAGGACGCCCGCACGTACGGCGAGGCGATGGCCCGCGTGGTGGCCGACGGCATCGAGGCGGCCACCCACGACGCCGACGTGATGCGTGACTCGGCCGAGCGGGCCAGCGCGGTGCTGCGGACGTCGGTGGTCGTCCCGCCCGAGATCCGCGAGCTGACCGCCCACGACGGCCGCCACCACCGGCCCGTGCACACCGAGTTCCGCAACGGCGCCGAGGAGGCCGGCCGTCACCGCCGCCCGCTGCGCGCGCTGCCGTCCGAGCCCGAATAG
- a CDS encoding RidA family protein, whose product MLRHYGRPEGSPPTNGYSHAVAFTGTTVVVSGQVPLDAEGRLIGEDDVLEQARQVFRNIETALAAAGATMSDVVKLTVFLTSLADLPAFRTARDEFINRDNPPASSLVQVAGLVHPDFHVEVEATAVLPDSGQQNRQQ is encoded by the coding sequence GTGCTGCGCCATTACGGACGTCCGGAAGGCTCCCCGCCTACCAACGGCTACAGCCACGCCGTCGCGTTCACCGGCACCACGGTCGTCGTCTCGGGGCAGGTGCCGCTCGACGCCGAGGGCCGCCTGATCGGCGAGGACGACGTGCTCGAACAAGCCCGCCAGGTGTTCCGCAACATCGAGACCGCCCTGGCCGCAGCCGGCGCGACGATGTCCGATGTGGTCAAGCTGACGGTCTTCCTGACCAGCCTGGCCGACCTGCCCGCCTTCCGTACGGCCCGCGACGAGTTCATCAACCGGGACAATCCGCCCGCCAGCTCGCTTGTGCAGGTCGCCGGCCTGGTACACCCCGACTTCCACGTCGAGGTCGAGGCGACCGCCGTCCTACCCGATTCCGGGCAACAGAACCGTCAGCAGTAA
- a CDS encoding S8 family serine peptidase: MLSNPVPARADVWRDRQWYFPEMRLEQAQQLGKGGAGVTVAVIDTGVDTRHRDLRGATVPGWVVTRNEPSDDVDTGPHGTGIATLIAGRGHGSGRGLLGVAPRSKVMPIRPVNDDLLISNGIKWAVEHGAKVVNMSFDLESDQVLADAIAEAYANDVVLVASAGNGGGGVVEPAAFPHVIAVGSVGRDNRIASFSNRGPEVDLVTYGVSIPVARPGGKYAVSNGTSLSSALVAGGVALIRARYPDMRAEEVVDRLLSTAVDRGAGGRDDRYGEGQMDLIAALTAPRAGKSAPPSPGPARNTATASSTDDSGVPPLLIVGVGVLVFVAGLAFFMVVRTRRR; encoded by the coding sequence GTGCTTTCGAATCCGGTGCCGGCCCGCGCGGACGTGTGGCGGGATCGGCAGTGGTACTTCCCGGAGATGCGGCTGGAGCAGGCTCAGCAGCTCGGCAAGGGCGGCGCCGGGGTGACGGTTGCCGTGATCGACACGGGGGTGGACACGCGGCATCGGGATCTGCGCGGGGCGACCGTGCCGGGCTGGGTGGTGACCCGTAACGAACCCTCCGACGATGTGGACACCGGGCCGCACGGCACCGGCATCGCCACGCTGATCGCCGGGCGGGGCCACGGTTCCGGGCGCGGCCTGCTCGGGGTGGCGCCGCGGAGCAAGGTCATGCCGATCCGGCCCGTCAACGACGACCTGCTGATCTCCAACGGGATCAAGTGGGCCGTCGAGCACGGCGCCAAGGTCGTCAACATGTCGTTCGACCTCGAGTCCGACCAGGTGCTCGCGGACGCGATCGCCGAGGCCTACGCCAACGACGTGGTGCTGGTCGCCTCGGCCGGCAACGGCGGGGGTGGCGTCGTCGAGCCGGCCGCCTTCCCGCATGTCATCGCCGTCGGATCGGTGGGACGCGACAACCGGATCGCGTCGTTCTCCAATCGTGGACCGGAGGTGGACCTGGTCACGTACGGGGTCTCGATCCCGGTCGCCCGCCCCGGCGGGAAGTACGCCGTCAGCAACGGCACCAGCCTCTCGTCGGCCCTGGTCGCGGGCGGGGTTGCGCTGATCCGGGCGCGGTATCCCGATATGCGCGCCGAGGAGGTCGTCGACCGTCTCCTGTCGACAGCTGTGGACCGCGGCGCCGGAGGGCGCGACGACCGGTACGGCGAGGGACAGATGGACCTGATCGCGGCGCTGACCGCCCCGCGGGCCGGGAAGTCCGCACCACCGTCGCCGGGACCCGCACGCAACACGGCCACGGCATCGTCCACCGACGACAGTGGTGTGCCGCCGTTGCTGATCGTGGGCGTCGGCGTGCTGGTGTTCGTGGCGGGGCTGGCGTTCTTCATGGTGGTCCGGACGCGCCGAAGGTGA
- a CDS encoding SIMPL domain-containing protein, giving the protein MAEQPMIVVRGEAFREVPPEQALLTVTLSARDREREAVVSRLLERSGELHELLAEAGDAIERRETGGVRVLPELKRGSERVVAYTGSIVTTVTLTDFEPLGQLLLRLARLEHAAVSGPWWQLRQGSRAGAEVRAEAITDALARAREYAAAVGARVDRLVEIADEGAGGGQPMMRMAAFDAGGAESAGFDVDPQPQTVSASVTVRVTITEPDLAGR; this is encoded by the coding sequence ATGGCCGAGCAACCGATGATCGTGGTTCGTGGCGAGGCGTTCCGTGAGGTGCCGCCCGAGCAGGCCCTTCTCACCGTCACCCTGTCGGCGCGCGATCGTGAGCGGGAAGCCGTGGTGAGCCGTCTGCTCGAACGCTCCGGTGAGCTGCACGAGCTGCTGGCCGAGGCAGGCGACGCCATCGAGCGACGCGAGACCGGTGGCGTACGGGTGCTGCCCGAGCTCAAGCGCGGCAGCGAGCGCGTGGTGGCGTACACGGGAAGCATCGTCACCACGGTGACCCTGACCGACTTCGAGCCGCTCGGTCAGCTTTTGCTGCGGCTGGCCCGTCTGGAGCACGCGGCGGTGTCCGGGCCGTGGTGGCAGTTGCGGCAGGGCAGCCGGGCCGGGGCCGAGGTGCGTGCCGAGGCGATCACCGATGCGCTGGCGCGGGCCCGCGAGTACGCAGCGGCCGTCGGCGCCCGGGTCGATCGGCTGGTCGAGATCGCCGACGAGGGCGCGGGAGGCGGGCAGCCGATGATGCGGATGGCCGCGTTCGACGCCGGAGGGGCGGAGTCGGCGGGCTTCGACGTCGACCCGCAGCCGCAGACGGTGTCGGCCTCGGTGACGGTCCGGGTCACGATCACCGAGCCGGATCTGGCAGGGCGGTAA
- a CDS encoding class I SAM-dependent methyltransferase, producing MRIGQQYEDSTAGERATGWEFAWLDGRDVGSEPTWSYPAIARALVRRASALLDLDTGNGEFLAELAPLPPHTVAVESWSRNTPVARDRLYPFGVQVLTELPGGEDEFDVVLSRHGRLPAADIVRLLRPGGTLLSQQVGSDDLAGLNVALGAPPAHRQPWNADVAVAALTDAGLEVLDVREERPPVTFTDVSGIVRQLRDLPWQIRDFSPRLYQDALERLDTFIRLHGAFTVTAHRFLVEAVRP from the coding sequence GTGCGCATCGGGCAGCAGTACGAGGACTCCACGGCCGGCGAGCGCGCCACCGGCTGGGAGTTCGCCTGGCTGGACGGGCGCGACGTGGGCTCCGAACCCACCTGGTCCTACCCCGCGATCGCCCGCGCCCTGGTCCGCCGGGCGTCCGCGCTGCTCGACCTCGACACCGGCAACGGCGAGTTCCTGGCCGAGCTCGCGCCTCTCCCGCCGCACACGGTCGCGGTCGAGAGCTGGTCGCGCAACACCCCGGTGGCCCGCGACCGGCTCTACCCGTTCGGGGTGCAGGTGCTCACCGAACTGCCCGGCGGCGAGGACGAGTTCGACGTGGTGCTCAGCCGCCACGGCCGGTTGCCCGCCGCCGACATCGTGCGTCTGCTGCGCCCCGGCGGCACCCTGCTCAGCCAGCAGGTGGGCAGCGACGACCTGGCCGGGCTGAATGTGGCGCTGGGGGCGCCACCGGCCCACCGCCAGCCCTGGAACGCCGACGTCGCGGTGGCGGCTCTGACCGACGCCGGCCTCGAGGTCCTCGACGTACGCGAGGAACGTCCGCCGGTGACGTTCACCGACGTCAGCGGCATTGTGCGCCAACTTCGTGATCTGCCCTGGCAGATCCGCGACTTCTCGCCGAGGCTGTACCAGGACGCATTGGAGCGCCTCGACACGTTCATCCGCCTGCACGGCGCCTTCACCGTGACCGCCCATCGATTCCTCGTCGAAGCCGTCCGACCGTAA